A window of Panicum virgatum strain AP13 chromosome 8K, P.virgatum_v5, whole genome shotgun sequence contains these coding sequences:
- the LOC120644818 gene encoding target of rapamycin complex subunit LST8-like isoform X1 has product MASPRSRSLRACLDVWQDICCKMAQPSVILATASYDHTIRFWEAKSGRCYRTIQYPDSQVNRLEITPDKGFLAAAGNPHIRLFDVNSNSPQPVISYDSHTSNVMAVGFHCDGNWMYSGSGDGTVRIWDLRTGTCQREYESRAAVNTVVLHPNQKELISGDQNGNIRVWDLAANSCSCELVPEVDTAVKSLTVMWDGSMVVAANNRGTCYVWRLLKGTQTITCFEPLHKLQAYDGYILKCLLSPEFCDPNRYLATASSDHTVKIWNVDGFKLERTLVGYQRWVWDCVFSVDGAYLITASSDTTARLWTMSTGEAIRVYQGHHKATVCCAIHDGAESAPS; this is encoded by the exons ATGGCGTCTCCACGGTCCAGAAG TCTGAGAGCATGTCTTGATGTATGGCAGGATATATGCTGCAAAATGGCTCAACCTTCTGTCATTCTTGCAACTGCAAGCTATGATCACACAATCAGATTTTGGGAAGCCAAGAGTGGTCGCTGTTATCGTACAATTCAATACCCTGACTCT CAAGTTAATCGTCTTGAGATAACCCCAGACAAGGGATTCTTAGCTGCTGCCGGCAATCCTCATATCCGCCTTTTTGACGTCAATTCAAATAGCCCTCAACCG GTAATCAGCTATGATTCACATACTAGTAATGTGATGGCTGTGGGATTCCATTGTGATGGTAACTGGATGTACTCTGGCTCTGGGGATGGTACTGTGAGAATCTGGGATTTACG AACTGGCACTTGTCAGCGAGAATACGAGAGTCGTGCAGCTGTCAACACTGTAGTCCTACACCCAAATCAG AAAGAACTGATATCTGGTGATCAGAATGGAAACATACGTGTGTGGGATTTAGCTGCGAACTCTTGCAGCTGTGAACTG GTACCCGAGGTTGATACTGCTGTAAAATCTCTGACAGTTATGTGGGATGGGAGTATGGTGGTTGCTGCAAATAACCGTGGGACATGTTACGTTTGGCGCCTGCTCAAGGGTACTCAG ACAATTACCTGCTTTGAACCTCTACACAAACTGCAAGCCTATGATGGCTACATTCTGAAATGCCTGCTTTCACCAGAATTTTGCGACCCTAACAG GTATCTTGCCACAGCATCATCTGACCACACTGTAAAGATTTGGAATGTCGATGGCTTCAAGTTGGAAAGAACTCTAGTCG GCTATCAACGCTGGGTTTGGGACTGTGTGTTCTCCGTCGATGGCGCTTATCTCATAACTG CATCTTCTGACACCACGGCGAGGCTGTGGACGATGTCGACCGGAGAGGCCATCCGGGTGTACCAGGGCCACCACAAGGCCACCGTGTGCTGCGCCATCCATGATGGAGCCGAATCGGCCCCCTCATAA
- the LOC120644816 gene encoding 3-hydroxyisobutyryl-CoA hydrolase 1-like isoform X2 has translation MISGEIERHSTSNVRFGSLRRGLETLACMPARGKEEMASPHYSGCTAGGVDSDQLLVEANDSTRTLILNRPKQLNALSSTMIKELLRCFIAYQKDDGVKLLIMKGKGRAFCAGGDAAVGSQAVLDVGWKWGADFFGNQYFLNYIIATSIKPQVSLLTGIVMGGGAGISLHGRFRVVTDKTVFAMPETALGLFPDVGASYFLSRLPGFYGEYVALAGARLDGAEMLACGLATHFVRSNRLPLLEESLKKVDTSNTFVICGIIDQFAEHPSLKENSSLKRLEIINKCFSKRTIEEIISALEQVASNVADQWVTATIQSLKKASPTSLKITLRSIREGRTQTVGDCLRREYRMVCHVVRGDFSRDFFEGCRAILIEKDQNPKWMPPSLHQVHEEAVEQYFSKIDDPQWEELNLPPRHSHGRNIESKL, from the exons ATGATCAGTGGTGAGATTGAGAGGCACAGTACTTCCAACGTCCGATTCGGGAGCCTCCGGCGCGGCCTCGAGACGCTTGCTTGCATGCCTGCCCGGGGGAAGGAAGAGATGGCGTCGCCGCATTATTCCGGCTGCACTGCTGGTGGGGTTGACTCAGACCAG CTTTTGGTAGAAGCAAATGACTCTACCCGGACACTAATTTTGAACAGGCCAAAGCAGCTTAATGCACTTTCCTCCACAATG ATTAAGGAACTCCTGAGGTGTTTCATTGCTTACCAAAAAGACGATGGAGTTAAACTGTTGATTATGAAG GGGAAAGGGAGAGCATTTTGCGCTGGAGGTGATGCTGCTGTAGGTTCCCAGGCTGTACTTGATG TTGGCTGGAAATGGGGTGCTGATTTCTTCGGAAATCAGTAttttctaaattatataattgcAACTAGTATCAAACCTCAG GTTTCTCTTCTAACTGGAATTGTCATGGGTGGAGGTGCTGGTATTTCTTTACATGGAAGATTCCGAGTTGTCACTGATAAGACG GTATTTGCAATGCCAGAAACAGCTCTGGGTCTCTTTCCAGATGTAGGAGCCTCATATTTTCTATCTCGGCTACCTGGGTTCTATG GAGAGTATGTTGCTCTTGCTGGTGCTAGATTGGACGGCGCGGAAATGCTTGCATGTGGTCTGGCTACTCATTTTGTCAGGTCAAAT AGGCTGCCATTGCTGGAAGAATCGCTTAAAAAGGTGGATACTTCCAATACTTTTGTTATTTGTGGTATTATCGATCAATTTGCTGAACATCCATCACTGAAAGAGAACAGTTCTTTGAAGAG GTTGGAAATCATCAACAAATGTTTTTCCAAAAGGACAATTGAAGAAATTATATCCGCTCTT GAGCAAGTGGCCTCAAATGTGGCTGATCAATGGGTTACTGCAACAATCCAGTCCTTGAAAAAGGCTTCTCCTACTAGTCTGAAAATCACCCTAAGATCG ATAAGAGAAGGGAGAACACAAACTGTTGGGGATTGTTTACGTCGGGAGTATAGAATGGTTTGCCATGTCGTCCGGGGTGACTTCAGCAGAGACTTCTTTGAA GGATGTAGAGCAATACTGatagagaaagatcaaaacccAAAG TGGATGCCTCCAAGTTTGCACCAAGTGCATGAGGAGGCAGTTGAACAATATTTCTCCAAAATTGATGATCCACAATGGGAAGAATTGAACCTACCTCCCAGACATTCGCATGGAAGAAATATTGAGTCCAAACTTTGA
- the LOC120644818 gene encoding target of rapamycin complex subunit LST8-like isoform X2 has product MAQPSVILATASYDHTIRFWEAKSGRCYRTIQYPDSQVNRLEITPDKGFLAAAGNPHIRLFDVNSNSPQPVISYDSHTSNVMAVGFHCDGNWMYSGSGDGTVRIWDLRTGTCQREYESRAAVNTVVLHPNQKELISGDQNGNIRVWDLAANSCSCELVPEVDTAVKSLTVMWDGSMVVAANNRGTCYVWRLLKGTQTITCFEPLHKLQAYDGYILKCLLSPEFCDPNRYLATASSDHTVKIWNVDGFKLERTLVGYQRWVWDCVFSVDGAYLITASSDTTARLWTMSTGEAIRVYQGHHKATVCCAIHDGAESAPS; this is encoded by the exons ATGGCTCAACCTTCTGTCATTCTTGCAACTGCAAGCTATGATCACACAATCAGATTTTGGGAAGCCAAGAGTGGTCGCTGTTATCGTACAATTCAATACCCTGACTCT CAAGTTAATCGTCTTGAGATAACCCCAGACAAGGGATTCTTAGCTGCTGCCGGCAATCCTCATATCCGCCTTTTTGACGTCAATTCAAATAGCCCTCAACCG GTAATCAGCTATGATTCACATACTAGTAATGTGATGGCTGTGGGATTCCATTGTGATGGTAACTGGATGTACTCTGGCTCTGGGGATGGTACTGTGAGAATCTGGGATTTACG AACTGGCACTTGTCAGCGAGAATACGAGAGTCGTGCAGCTGTCAACACTGTAGTCCTACACCCAAATCAG AAAGAACTGATATCTGGTGATCAGAATGGAAACATACGTGTGTGGGATTTAGCTGCGAACTCTTGCAGCTGTGAACTG GTACCCGAGGTTGATACTGCTGTAAAATCTCTGACAGTTATGTGGGATGGGAGTATGGTGGTTGCTGCAAATAACCGTGGGACATGTTACGTTTGGCGCCTGCTCAAGGGTACTCAG ACAATTACCTGCTTTGAACCTCTACACAAACTGCAAGCCTATGATGGCTACATTCTGAAATGCCTGCTTTCACCAGAATTTTGCGACCCTAACAG GTATCTTGCCACAGCATCATCTGACCACACTGTAAAGATTTGGAATGTCGATGGCTTCAAGTTGGAAAGAACTCTAGTCG GCTATCAACGCTGGGTTTGGGACTGTGTGTTCTCCGTCGATGGCGCTTATCTCATAACTG CATCTTCTGACACCACGGCGAGGCTGTGGACGATGTCGACCGGAGAGGCCATCCGGGTGTACCAGGGCCACCACAAGGCCACCGTGTGCTGCGCCATCCATGATGGAGCCGAATCGGCCCCCTCATAA
- the LOC120645795 gene encoding protein FLORAL ORGAN NUMBER2-like, translated as MTLRFLLLCLAAAACCCLALLVPPAQGRIAIGLAAGGFGATNRRASSEQQRGTAAKAAASTAWSSSWTAAAAAGRVRPELRSVPGGPDPLHHHGSPRRPELEPTAP; from the exons ATGACACTACGGTTCCTCCTCCTGTGCTTGGCGGCGGCAGCCTGCTGCTGCCTCGCGTTGCTGGTTCCTCCGGCGCAGGGGCGCATTGCCATTG GTCTGGCCGCCGGTGGATTTGGTGCGACGAACCGGCGGGCCTCGTCGGAGCAGCAGCGCGGCACGGCAGCGAAGGCGGCCGCGTCGACGGCGTGGTCATCGTCgtggacagcggcggcggcggctgggagggTGAGGCCGGAGCTGCGGTCGGTGCCGGGGGGCCCGGACCCGCTGCACCACCACggcagcccgcggcggccggagctggaGCCGACCGCCCCCTGA
- the LOC120644816 gene encoding 3-hydroxyisobutyryl-CoA hydrolase 1-like isoform X1, whose product MISGEIERHSTSNVRFGSLRRGLETLACMPARGKEEMASPHYSGCTAGGVDSDQVRRCYLLVEANDSTRTLILNRPKQLNALSSTMIKELLRCFIAYQKDDGVKLLIMKGKGRAFCAGGDAAVGSQAVLDVGWKWGADFFGNQYFLNYIIATSIKPQVSLLTGIVMGGGAGISLHGRFRVVTDKTVFAMPETALGLFPDVGASYFLSRLPGFYGEYVALAGARLDGAEMLACGLATHFVRSNRLPLLEESLKKVDTSNTFVICGIIDQFAEHPSLKENSSLKRLEIINKCFSKRTIEEIISALEQVASNVADQWVTATIQSLKKASPTSLKITLRSIREGRTQTVGDCLRREYRMVCHVVRGDFSRDFFEGCRAILIEKDQNPKWMPPSLHQVHEEAVEQYFSKIDDPQWEELNLPPRHSHGRNIESKL is encoded by the exons ATGATCAGTGGTGAGATTGAGAGGCACAGTACTTCCAACGTCCGATTCGGGAGCCTCCGGCGCGGCCTCGAGACGCTTGCTTGCATGCCTGCCCGGGGGAAGGAAGAGATGGCGTCGCCGCATTATTCCGGCTGCACTGCTGGTGGGGTTGACTCAGACCAGGTCCGGCGTTGTTAT CTTTTGGTAGAAGCAAATGACTCTACCCGGACACTAATTTTGAACAGGCCAAAGCAGCTTAATGCACTTTCCTCCACAATG ATTAAGGAACTCCTGAGGTGTTTCATTGCTTACCAAAAAGACGATGGAGTTAAACTGTTGATTATGAAG GGGAAAGGGAGAGCATTTTGCGCTGGAGGTGATGCTGCTGTAGGTTCCCAGGCTGTACTTGATG TTGGCTGGAAATGGGGTGCTGATTTCTTCGGAAATCAGTAttttctaaattatataattgcAACTAGTATCAAACCTCAG GTTTCTCTTCTAACTGGAATTGTCATGGGTGGAGGTGCTGGTATTTCTTTACATGGAAGATTCCGAGTTGTCACTGATAAGACG GTATTTGCAATGCCAGAAACAGCTCTGGGTCTCTTTCCAGATGTAGGAGCCTCATATTTTCTATCTCGGCTACCTGGGTTCTATG GAGAGTATGTTGCTCTTGCTGGTGCTAGATTGGACGGCGCGGAAATGCTTGCATGTGGTCTGGCTACTCATTTTGTCAGGTCAAAT AGGCTGCCATTGCTGGAAGAATCGCTTAAAAAGGTGGATACTTCCAATACTTTTGTTATTTGTGGTATTATCGATCAATTTGCTGAACATCCATCACTGAAAGAGAACAGTTCTTTGAAGAG GTTGGAAATCATCAACAAATGTTTTTCCAAAAGGACAATTGAAGAAATTATATCCGCTCTT GAGCAAGTGGCCTCAAATGTGGCTGATCAATGGGTTACTGCAACAATCCAGTCCTTGAAAAAGGCTTCTCCTACTAGTCTGAAAATCACCCTAAGATCG ATAAGAGAAGGGAGAACACAAACTGTTGGGGATTGTTTACGTCGGGAGTATAGAATGGTTTGCCATGTCGTCCGGGGTGACTTCAGCAGAGACTTCTTTGAA GGATGTAGAGCAATACTGatagagaaagatcaaaacccAAAG TGGATGCCTCCAAGTTTGCACCAAGTGCATGAGGAGGCAGTTGAACAATATTTCTCCAAAATTGATGATCCACAATGGGAAGAATTGAACCTACCTCCCAGACATTCGCATGGAAGAAATATTGAGTCCAAACTTTGA
- the LOC120644816 gene encoding 3-hydroxyisobutyryl-CoA hydrolase 1-like isoform X3 translates to MGGGAGISLHGRFRVVTDKTVFAMPETALGLFPDVGASYFLSRLPGFYGEYVALAGARLDGAEMLACGLATHFVRSNRLPLLEESLKKVDTSNTFVICGIIDQFAEHPSLKENSSLKRLEIINKCFSKRTIEEIISALEQVASNVADQWVTATIQSLKKASPTSLKITLRSIREGRTQTVGDCLRREYRMVCHVVRGDFSRDFFEGCRAILIEKDQNPKWMPPSLHQVHEEAVEQYFSKIDDPQWEELNLPPRHSHGRNIESKL, encoded by the exons ATGGGTGGAGGTGCTGGTATTTCTTTACATGGAAGATTCCGAGTTGTCACTGATAAGACG GTATTTGCAATGCCAGAAACAGCTCTGGGTCTCTTTCCAGATGTAGGAGCCTCATATTTTCTATCTCGGCTACCTGGGTTCTATG GAGAGTATGTTGCTCTTGCTGGTGCTAGATTGGACGGCGCGGAAATGCTTGCATGTGGTCTGGCTACTCATTTTGTCAGGTCAAAT AGGCTGCCATTGCTGGAAGAATCGCTTAAAAAGGTGGATACTTCCAATACTTTTGTTATTTGTGGTATTATCGATCAATTTGCTGAACATCCATCACTGAAAGAGAACAGTTCTTTGAAGAG GTTGGAAATCATCAACAAATGTTTTTCCAAAAGGACAATTGAAGAAATTATATCCGCTCTT GAGCAAGTGGCCTCAAATGTGGCTGATCAATGGGTTACTGCAACAATCCAGTCCTTGAAAAAGGCTTCTCCTACTAGTCTGAAAATCACCCTAAGATCG ATAAGAGAAGGGAGAACACAAACTGTTGGGGATTGTTTACGTCGGGAGTATAGAATGGTTTGCCATGTCGTCCGGGGTGACTTCAGCAGAGACTTCTTTGAA GGATGTAGAGCAATACTGatagagaaagatcaaaacccAAAG TGGATGCCTCCAAGTTTGCACCAAGTGCATGAGGAGGCAGTTGAACAATATTTCTCCAAAATTGATGATCCACAATGGGAAGAATTGAACCTACCTCCCAGACATTCGCATGGAAGAAATATTGAGTCCAAACTTTGA